From a single Oncorhynchus tshawytscha isolate Ot180627B linkage group LG33, Otsh_v2.0, whole genome shotgun sequence genomic region:
- the LOC112235806 gene encoding enoyl-CoA hydratase domain-containing protein 3, mitochondrial isoform X1 — protein MARSLFYRAANIVQLSRFTLLVGSKSLCTQIPAEPLTVRQQNNGIRSITLNNPKKRNALSLSMLESLRGNILADIDSDDLRVIVISAKGPVFSSGHDLKELTSAQGRDYHFKVFQACSEVMTLIQDIPVPVIAMVNGVATAAGCQLVASCDIAVVTEKSTFATPGVNVGLFCSTPAVAIGRAVPKKVAMEMLFTGSPISAQDALLHGLVSKVVPEERLENETLAIARRVCQASRPIVALGKATFHRQMAQGRDAAYAIASRVMVDNLALRDGQEGIRAFIEKRKPVWTNKAEKAHDE, from the exons ATGGCTCGAAGTTTGTTTTATCGTGCTGCTAATATTGTCCAACTCAGCAGGTTTACACTTCTAGTTGGGTCAAAGTCACTTTGTACGCAAATTCCAGCGGAGCCACTGACTGTCAGACAGCAAAACAATGGAATAAG GAGTATAACCTTGAACAACCCGAAGAAGAGGAatgccctgtctctgtccatgCTGGAATCACTAAGAGGCAACATCCTGGCTGACATCGACAGTGACGACCTCAGAGTCATCGTCATATCAG CTAAGGGTCCAGTGTTCTCCTCTGGGCATGATCTGAAGGAGCTGACATCAGCACAGGGCAGAGATTACCACTTCAAGGTGTTTCAGGCCTGCTCAGAG GTTATGACCCTGATACAAGACATTCCTGTGCCTGTGATTGCCATGGTGAATGGGGTTGCCACAGCAGCAGGATGCCAGCTTGTTGCCAGTTGTGACATTGCCGTGGTGACGGAGAAGTCCACCTTCGCCACGCCAGGGGTCAACGTGGGTCTGTTCTGCTCAACACCAGCCGTGGCAATAGGAAGAGCTGTCCCCAagaag GTTGCCATGGAGATGCTGTTCACAGGAAGCCCGATCTCGGCTCAGGATGCTTTGCTGCACGGGCTGGTCAGCAAGGTGGTTCCTGAGGAGCGTCTAGAGAACGAGACGTTAGCCATCGCACGGCGGGTCTGTCAGGCCAGTCGGCCCATTGTAGCCCTTGGCAAGGCCACCTTCCACAG ACAGATGGCCCAGGGTCGGGATGCGGCCTACGCTATAGCCTCTCGTGTCATGGTGGATAACCTGGCTCTCAGAGACGGACAGGAGGGGATACGGGCTTTCATAGAGAAACGGAAGCCTGTGTGGACAAACAAAGCAGAGAAGGCCCATGATGAGTGa
- the LOC112235806 gene encoding enoyl-CoA hydratase domain-containing protein 3, mitochondrial isoform X3, with product MARSLFYRAANIVQLSRFTLLVGSKSLCTQIPAEPLTVRQQNNGIRSITLNNPKKRNALSLSMLESLRGNILADIDSDDLRVIVISAKGPVFSSGHDLKELTSAQGRDYHFKVFQACSEVMTLIQDIPVPVIAMVNGVATAAGCQLVASCDIAVVTEKSTFATPGVNVGLFCSTPAVAIGRAVPKKVAMEMLFTGSPISAQDALLHGLVSKVVPEERLENETLAIARRVCQASRPIVALGKATFHRWPRVGMRPTL from the exons ATGGCTCGAAGTTTGTTTTATCGTGCTGCTAATATTGTCCAACTCAGCAGGTTTACACTTCTAGTTGGGTCAAAGTCACTTTGTACGCAAATTCCAGCGGAGCCACTGACTGTCAGACAGCAAAACAATGGAATAAG GAGTATAACCTTGAACAACCCGAAGAAGAGGAatgccctgtctctgtccatgCTGGAATCACTAAGAGGCAACATCCTGGCTGACATCGACAGTGACGACCTCAGAGTCATCGTCATATCAG CTAAGGGTCCAGTGTTCTCCTCTGGGCATGATCTGAAGGAGCTGACATCAGCACAGGGCAGAGATTACCACTTCAAGGTGTTTCAGGCCTGCTCAGAG GTTATGACCCTGATACAAGACATTCCTGTGCCTGTGATTGCCATGGTGAATGGGGTTGCCACAGCAGCAGGATGCCAGCTTGTTGCCAGTTGTGACATTGCCGTGGTGACGGAGAAGTCCACCTTCGCCACGCCAGGGGTCAACGTGGGTCTGTTCTGCTCAACACCAGCCGTGGCAATAGGAAGAGCTGTCCCCAagaag GTTGCCATGGAGATGCTGTTCACAGGAAGCCCGATCTCGGCTCAGGATGCTTTGCTGCACGGGCTGGTCAGCAAGGTGGTTCCTGAGGAGCGTCTAGAGAACGAGACGTTAGCCATCGCACGGCGGGTCTGTCAGGCCAGTCGGCCCATTGTAGCCCTTGGCAAGGCCACCTTCCACAG ATGGCCCAGGGTCGGGATGCGGCCTACGCTATAG
- the LOC112235806 gene encoding enoyl-CoA hydratase domain-containing protein 3, mitochondrial isoform X2 — MARSLFYRAANIVQLSRFTLLVGSKSLCTQIPAEPLTVRQQNNGIRSITLNNPKKRNALSLSMLESLRGNILADIDSDDLRVIVISAKGPVFSSGHDLKELTSAQGRDYHFKVFQACSEVMTLIQDIPVPVIAMVNGVATAAGCQLVASCDIAVVTEKSTFATPGVNVGLFCSTPAVAIGRAVPKKVAMEMLFTGSPISAQDALLHGLVSKVVPEERLENETLAIARRVCQASRPIVALGKATFHRVCKTLIGIKWTETSL, encoded by the exons ATGGCTCGAAGTTTGTTTTATCGTGCTGCTAATATTGTCCAACTCAGCAGGTTTACACTTCTAGTTGGGTCAAAGTCACTTTGTACGCAAATTCCAGCGGAGCCACTGACTGTCAGACAGCAAAACAATGGAATAAG GAGTATAACCTTGAACAACCCGAAGAAGAGGAatgccctgtctctgtccatgCTGGAATCACTAAGAGGCAACATCCTGGCTGACATCGACAGTGACGACCTCAGAGTCATCGTCATATCAG CTAAGGGTCCAGTGTTCTCCTCTGGGCATGATCTGAAGGAGCTGACATCAGCACAGGGCAGAGATTACCACTTCAAGGTGTTTCAGGCCTGCTCAGAG GTTATGACCCTGATACAAGACATTCCTGTGCCTGTGATTGCCATGGTGAATGGGGTTGCCACAGCAGCAGGATGCCAGCTTGTTGCCAGTTGTGACATTGCCGTGGTGACGGAGAAGTCCACCTTCGCCACGCCAGGGGTCAACGTGGGTCTGTTCTGCTCAACACCAGCCGTGGCAATAGGAAGAGCTGTCCCCAagaag GTTGCCATGGAGATGCTGTTCACAGGAAGCCCGATCTCGGCTCAGGATGCTTTGCTGCACGGGCTGGTCAGCAAGGTGGTTCCTGAGGAGCGTCTAGAGAACGAGACGTTAGCCATCGCACGGCGGGTCTGTCAGGCCAGTCGGCCCATTGTAGCCCTTGGCAAGGCCACCTTCCACAG agtttgtaagacccttattggtataaaatggacagagaccagcctTTGA